The Pseudomonas sp. TH06 genome has a window encoding:
- a CDS encoding DinB family protein has translation MTQPLSHHLLTMAYQNAWANHRLAKAWTQLDERDLAAPRVSFFPSIRLTLNHILTCDWFYVDALERELRGAEPHPDCYVFFNADEPFTEGARLREEQAHVDQRLIAYCEQLRDADLARIVTIARDTPQHDSRLRMLSHLFEHQIHHRGQVHAMLSDTPVKPPQLDEFFCAGEAALRAEDFAELGWTEELIWGH, from the coding sequence ATGACCCAGCCGTTGTCCCATCATCTGTTGACCATGGCGTATCAGAACGCCTGGGCCAATCACCGCCTGGCCAAGGCGTGGACGCAACTCGACGAGCGCGATCTGGCAGCGCCGCGAGTGAGTTTTTTTCCCAGTATCCGCCTGACACTCAACCACATTCTCACCTGCGACTGGTTCTACGTGGATGCGCTGGAACGGGAGTTACGCGGTGCCGAGCCGCACCCCGACTGCTATGTGTTTTTCAACGCCGACGAGCCGTTTACCGAGGGCGCACGATTGCGTGAAGAACAAGCCCATGTCGATCAACGCCTGATTGCTTATTGCGAGCAACTGCGCGATGCCGACCTGGCGCGCATCGTCACCATCGCCCGCGATACACCGCAGCATGACAGCCGTTTGCGCATGCTTTCGCACCTGTTCGAGCATCAGATCCATCATCGTGGCCAGGTTCACGCGATGCTCAGCGATACGCCGGTAAAACCACCGCAACTGGACGAGTTTTTCTGCGCAGGCGAGGCCGCGTTACGTGCCGAAGATTTTGCCGAGCTGGGCTGGACCGAAGAGCTGATCTGGGGCCACTGA
- a CDS encoding GNAT family N-acetyltransferase yields MDSTEILVLQASYTNPVHAEAIGVVLNHYAEDPMGGGHPIDPELLRRLPEELARRPHAFSVLAFVGGEPAGLVNCFEGFSTFACKPLVNIHDVAVMSKFRGLGLSQKMLLKVEEICRQRGCCKITLEVLEGNDVAQNAYGKFGFAPGMFNPDHGRMLFWIKNL; encoded by the coding sequence ATGGATTCCACAGAAATTCTTGTGCTTCAGGCCAGTTACACCAATCCAGTGCATGCCGAGGCCATCGGTGTCGTGCTCAATCATTATGCAGAAGACCCCATGGGCGGCGGCCATCCGATCGACCCTGAGTTGCTGCGCCGGTTGCCCGAAGAGCTGGCGCGCCGACCGCATGCCTTCAGCGTGCTGGCGTTTGTCGGTGGTGAGCCGGCGGGGTTGGTGAACTGTTTTGAAGGGTTTTCGACGTTTGCCTGCAAACCGTTGGTCAACATCCACGATGTGGCGGTGATGAGCAAATTTCGCGGTCTGGGCCTGAGCCAGAAAATGCTGCTCAAGGTCGAGGAAATTTGCCGCCAGCGTGGCTGCTGCAAGATCACCCTCGAAGTGCTGGAGGGCAACGACGTTGCACAAAATGCCTACGGTAAATTCGGCTTCGCGCCCGGCATGTTCAACCCGGATCATGGACGCATGCTGTTCTGGATCAAAAACCTCTAG
- a CDS encoding TonB-dependent siderophore receptor: MFAPITRSMTLTLGLCGAALSPDLLAESAAEKPPEPAATALELESTSVTAQGLGTNTENTSAYTTGAMSTATRMNLSIKETPQSVSVVTRQQMDDFKLGTLSEAMSQTTGVVVQHMDSDRVSYSARGYSINNFQIDGMLNTFDRMKTDADTIIYDRIEVVRGATGLTTGAGDPSATINMVRKRPTAQGQALAGVSGGSYDDYYSYVDVGGPLAFDGRLRGRTVLAYRDSQSFRDHYALQREVGYGILEADLTDSTVLAVGYDYQDKQVQGTAWGTLPYWNADGSKARLSRSTNMATSWSSWPLKDRTAFATLDQELAGGWRLKAAYTHRQSDVDGKVYYGGGGFPEADRSGMLAYTSHMIGTQKMSVYDFNISGPYSLLGREHEMMFGYGEAEHRSYSPKTFDGPVPDDYGKIRDWKYMGNIAKFPDTVSDLTGSRGNTRQKAGYLATRLSLTDELHAVIGSRYGSWEGENSDYYYDNNRQLTRVDATSQKQNDIWTPYAGLLYDLTPEYTVYVSYTDIFKPQGNRDSNRKYLEPVVGSNYELGLKGSLLEERLNVATALFWSKQDNVAERDNSVPPDPVTGEEFYKSGGKGNKVSGFEAEVSGEISDGWNMTAGYTYTHSVNGEKQRTNENQPLNMLRVSTAYRLPGDWQALTVGGAVNWQSSIYGDSARPIGRDAAGDFITENTRINQGGYTVVKLMSRYAIDKNLSASLNVDNLFDTKYYENVGFYNGVFWGDPRTVTLSLDWKL, encoded by the coding sequence ATGTTCGCGCCCATCACCCGTTCCATGACCCTCACGCTAGGCCTTTGTGGTGCAGCCCTGAGCCCCGATCTGCTGGCTGAATCCGCAGCGGAAAAACCGCCGGAGCCTGCCGCCACGGCGCTGGAACTGGAATCGACCAGCGTCACTGCCCAGGGTTTGGGCACCAACACCGAAAATACCAGCGCCTACACCACCGGCGCCATGAGCACCGCGACGCGGATGAACCTGTCGATCAAGGAAACCCCGCAATCGGTGTCCGTGGTGACGCGTCAGCAAATGGATGATTTCAAGCTCGGTACATTGTCCGAGGCCATGAGCCAGACCACCGGCGTGGTCGTGCAGCACATGGACTCGGATCGGGTCAGCTATTCGGCGCGCGGTTATTCGATCAACAACTTCCAGATCGACGGGATGCTCAACACCTTCGATCGCATGAAGACCGATGCCGACACGATCATTTACGACCGCATCGAAGTGGTCCGCGGCGCCACCGGCCTGACCACAGGCGCGGGCGATCCGTCCGCGACCATCAACATGGTGCGCAAGCGCCCGACTGCTCAAGGGCAGGCATTGGCCGGTGTCAGTGGCGGCAGCTATGACGATTACTACAGCTATGTCGACGTGGGTGGGCCGCTGGCCTTCGACGGTCGCTTGCGTGGGCGTACAGTGCTGGCCTACCGCGACAGTCAGTCGTTCCGCGATCACTACGCGCTGCAACGTGAGGTGGGTTACGGGATTCTGGAAGCAGACCTGACCGATTCCACGGTGTTGGCGGTGGGTTATGACTATCAGGACAAACAGGTTCAGGGCACGGCATGGGGCACCCTGCCCTACTGGAATGCCGACGGCAGCAAGGCCAGGCTCAGCCGATCGACGAATATGGCGACATCGTGGAGTTCATGGCCGCTCAAGGACAGAACCGCGTTCGCCACCCTTGATCAGGAATTGGCCGGTGGATGGCGCCTGAAAGCCGCGTATACCCATCGCCAAAGCGATGTCGACGGCAAGGTCTATTACGGCGGTGGCGGCTTTCCCGAGGCCGATCGCAGCGGCATGCTCGCCTACACCTCGCACATGATCGGCACGCAGAAGATGAGCGTCTATGACTTCAATATCTCCGGCCCTTATTCGTTGCTCGGTCGCGAGCACGAAATGATGTTCGGCTATGGCGAAGCCGAACATCGCTCCTACTCGCCCAAGACCTTCGATGGCCCGGTTCCGGACGACTACGGCAAGATCCGCGACTGGAAGTACATGGGCAATATCGCCAAGTTTCCCGATACTGTCAGCGACCTTACCGGCTCCCGAGGCAACACTCGCCAGAAGGCCGGTTACCTCGCCACCCGCCTGAGTCTCACCGACGAACTGCATGCGGTGATCGGCAGCCGTTATGGCAGCTGGGAAGGCGAAAACAGCGATTATTACTATGACAACAACCGGCAATTGACCCGTGTCGATGCAACTAGTCAAAAACAGAACGACATCTGGACGCCCTACGCCGGCCTGCTTTATGACTTGACCCCGGAATACACCGTTTACGTCAGTTACACCGATATTTTCAAACCGCAAGGCAACCGCGACAGCAACCGTAAATACCTCGAACCGGTGGTGGGCAGCAACTACGAACTGGGACTCAAGGGCAGCTTGCTGGAAGAGCGCCTCAACGTTGCCACCGCGTTGTTCTGGAGCAAGCAAGACAATGTCGCCGAACGTGACAACTCCGTGCCGCCCGACCCGGTGACCGGAGAGGAATTCTACAAATCCGGCGGCAAGGGCAACAAGGTCAGTGGCTTCGAAGCCGAAGTCTCCGGTGAAATCAGCGATGGCTGGAACATGACCGCTGGCTACACGTACACCCATTCGGTCAACGGCGAGAAGCAGCGCACCAATGAAAACCAGCCGTTGAACATGCTGCGCGTGTCCACGGCGTACCGCTTGCCGGGCGACTGGCAGGCATTGACCGTGGGCGGCGCAGTCAATTGGCAAAGCAGCATCTATGGCGATTCGGCTCGCCCGATCGGCCGCGATGCGGCTGGTGATTTCATTACCGAGAACACGCGGATCAATCAGGGCGGCTACACCGTGGTCAAACTGATGTCGCGCTACGCTATCGACAAAAACCTCTCGGCCTCGCTGAACGTCGACAACCTGTTCGACACGAAATATTACGAGAATGTCGGCTTTTACAATGGTGTGTTCTGGGGCGATCCGCGCACGGTGACGTTGAGTCTCGACTGGAAGCTCTGA